A genomic window from Streptobacillus felis includes:
- a CDS encoding NAD(P)/FAD-dependent oxidoreductase, with product KRERYNVLIIGGGSAGITAAIYCGRAKLKTLVFEKTLVGGLATYTSDIANYPGFPEGIGGTDLMNFFHQQAKNFDVIFKFTDVKSL from the coding sequence AAGAGAGAAAGATATAATGTTTTAATTATTGGTGGCGGAAGTGCTGGAATTACTGCAGCAATATATTGTGGAAGAGCTAAATTAAAAACTTTAGTTTTTGAAAAAACATTAGTTGGAGGCTTAGCAACATATACAAGTGATATAGCTAACTACCCAGGTTTTCCAGAAGGAATAGGAGGGACAGACTTAATGAACTTCTTTCATCAACAAGCTAAAAATTTTGATGTAATATTTAAATTCACGGATGTTAAGTCTTTATAG